AAAATATACTCTGCACACCTCTATTATGTTACATGAGAGTAGTATTAGTAAGGACATAATACTCTATTCTcctaaaatatatagtaaatGTACAAAAATACTTGAATAGActattatatatgcatataataCTACGAGTCTAAACTTTTGACTGTCCTATTCATAAAATAGAAGTATAAAATAAGAGAAAGACTTCAGAACGGTTTGTAACGGAATAGTTGATGTCAGCACGATATCGTAGATACCGATCTAATACATTCGATACCAAATATGATACCATATAGATATCAGATTCAATATGATGTAAGTTGTCTCGTTGAATTgtaatactccttccatccacaaaagttacacatattacttttaaCACCAAGACtaaggagaaattaaatcaccTTGAATGTTACAAAATTAAGGAGTGAATACAAGCATGCAACTAAtaagtatttagatgactccttgggttctaataaaacatttaatttatctcttcatttaagtcttgaatgcataaagactacaaataggaacaacttatttgaaaaaaaaatcaaatgtgaaataggtgtaacttttgtggatggagggagtactaccatTTTGTTGTATTTCTGATAAAAAAAAGGATACATacaattaattaactattaatCTACCACGGAATAAGAGACCAAGTGTGATCTTCcttcgagaaaaaaaaggacaggTGTAATCGTAATCCAATCCAATGGCCCAAGGCGACTCGTTTCCGTGAAGGTTGAGGGGCGGCAAACAGACGAGAGACCAGAAGCATCGGAGGAGAGGCAAAGGCAACACAAACCCCTTCCCCAAGACGCCTTCCCGATAAACCGACTAATCCCCCTTcgtctcttcctcttccttttcctcttttcccATCCCATCGATTCCCCTCCTcccgctccggctccggcggccgcagatCCATCCGGTGTGTGGGGGGAgaacctctccctcctccctccctcgccgccggccgccgcccgcagattggattggattgggttggattggattggatgagGTCGTCGGAGTCGTCGCGGTTCGTGCAGGAGCTGGTGCTCtacgccgccagcgccgccctCAGCTGCCTCGTCCTCTTCGCCGGCCTCCGCCAGCTCGACCCCAACCGCGCCGCCTCCCAGAAGGCCCTCCAGCACAAGAAGGAGATCGCCAAGCGCCTCGGCCGCCCCCTCGTCTCCACCACCCCCTACGAGGTTCGATTGTTTCCACCCCCAATCCCCAATCCATCGATTCGATTCTAGGGTTCTCCTCTCTCACCTATGCAATCTCACTCTACCCTAGGATGTGATTGCTTGCGATGTCATCAACCCCGACCACATCGACGTCGAGTTCGATTCCATCGGCGGCCTCGACCACGTCAAGCAGGCGCTCTACGAGCTCGtcatcctccccctccgccgccccgAGCTCTTCACCTTCGGCAAGCTCCTCAGCCCGCAGAAGGGCGTCCTCCTCTACGGCCCCCCCGGCACCGGCAAGACCATGCTCGCCAAGGCCATCGCCAAGGAGTCAGGCGCCGTCTTCATCAATGTCAGGATTTCCAACCTCATGAGCAAGTGGTTCGGCGACGCCCAGAAGCTCGGTCAGCTCCGCGCGCAAATCCTTCGGTTTAACTGCCGCTCCTTTTCATTTGTTTGTTGTTATCGCTGCTGATTTATGAAACATCTTGCAGTGTCTGCTGTATTTAGTCTCGCACACAAGCTGCAGCCGGCTATTATCTTTATCGACGAGGTCGATAGTTTCTTGGGCCAGCGACGGACAACGGACCACGAAGCTATGACTAATATGAAGACTGAGTTCATGTCCCTCTGGGATGGCTTCACCACTGATCGTAAGTACACACTCTGCTTCAAACTTATACATGAACATATTCCATGTCCAAATTGCTAGTAACTATGCAAATATCCTATTCTCTTTATTATGTAATGATATACCTTTGCCACTTTGAATATTTGGGTTGGCGGCCACGAGGGTTGGTTCTAGAATTCCATGTTACTCGTTCTCTCAATATGCCCCTGATTCCCCACAACGCGGACTTATATCTACATTCGATTTTTATATTAGTAGATATAAGATATATCAAAAAGACCATGTATAGTCTGGAATACTGTTCAGTGTGCTCCATTACCTAAGAGAAAAAGTATGTTGCAACACACAAGTGCACTATGCAGCTCGCTTATGATGCCGCATGACATTCCACTGTGCATTGTGACATCGATATGCTATTTAGTTCGGGTTTCTTGCATCGCATATGGATTCTTGCTAAACAGTGCTGTCCAAAGCTTTACTTCCGTGTTGTATCAAACTTGAGCCCATTTCCAacctatatataaatttatctCTCATAACCTTCAATTTTATGCTCAAGTTTTCTTATGTTAGAATATCAACATGCTTAATGCTTTGTTACGTTGAAGTCTGAACAAATTCATATTTCATTGTTGGCATTCAGCACAGAATATTCTTCTTAAACCTTGCACATTAGTTCAAACATATGTAAGTTATGTAAGTTAATTGTTAGATAGGTTATCTTACAAACATACAATGATGTATTGTGCACAATATTGTTAATTGGGGTGATTTTTTATAAGAAAGTTTGAAAATCGCTGCCTGCAGGCACAGGTGGCAGTGGTTCATAAGGGGAAACAATTGTTACAATTTAGAATTTCGAACTGGAAGTTAGTACTAATAATTATTCCAGTTACCACATATCCCTGCTATTATGGGCATTGTTGTAATCTGATCAATTGCTTGTGATAACCATGCACCCAAAGTGGCAGACCGTTAGTGTATAGAGTTACCATGCAATCTGAATATAATGTCAAATTGGTGAAATCaacacatataaacttcaacgAAATTAATTGAGTTGGACCTTTTTCCAATCTTTTtagcttttgtttttttcttgaaataaCTAATTATGTCTAAGCTGGACATGAgaaaacgattttttttttacaatacaCGGACCGTCACATGGCTTCTCTCTCAAGAAATAGAAATCGATGTATCAACTGTCGTAATTTGTTTTGATCATGTCTTATTATTTAGGGTGCCAGACATAGTCTCTTCAAACATAGGGAGCAACTTATTTTGTAACTAGCAAACAAGTTTCCTGGTTACTCCTGTGCAACATCTTATGATTTATTTATATGGCTTTGCAGAAAATGCCCGTGTTATGGTCCTTGCTGCTACTAACAGACCCTCTGAGCTAGATGAGGCTATCCTCAGGCGCTTTACTCAGATATTTGAAATTGGGATTCCTGTTCAGAGTGAAAGAAGCAAGATACTTAGGGTTGTATTGAAGGGAGAAAATGTCGAGCCTAACATTAATTACGATTACATCGCCGGTCTATGCGAGGGATTTACTGGATCAGACATTCTAGAACTGTGCAAGCAAGCAGCATTCTACCCTATCAGGGAGCTGTTGAACAATGAGAAAGATGGGCGAAAAGCAGATGTGAGTATTCATTCCTTCTTGTTGCTTACTGTGTTCActgctgattttttttagtattaCTACCACCATTAATTAGTTCATTATTACTTCCTTTGGGTAATGTTTGTCTACACCAGTTGACCTTGCGAACGGCAAACCTCATGCATGAATCCACTTGTGCCAGCATAGCCGCTGATTCTGTTTAATTGGATTTCATGGTCAAATTTCATTTACAGTTTCTAGTTGGACTTTAATGATACAGTAATAACTGAAACAACATCAGATTGATTATTGCCCATTACATGTTGGTTCTGACTATCTTGCCTCCTGATTGCTGGTTCAGAAACCAAGACCCTTGAGGCAATCGGATCTGGAGAAAGCTTTATCAACGTCTAGAAAGGGGAAAAGGGCCGCGAATGGAACATCTACGGGGTTGCAGTCACCGGTGTGGATTCGGCCCTCTGATTCAGAAGACGATCAGGTACAGAGCGCAATTTTTGAGATATCTAAGCTGATGTCTCGAATAGTTCAGAACAGTCAGTCGGAACCGCAAGAGCCATCTTCACCTTAATCTAATCCTTTTGCTAGATCTCATGAAAATCCAAAGGAGTAAGCGCAGGCATTACCTCGATATCGTTAGGTTTTCTAATGCAGCTTGCAAGATTCAGGGTTTGTATGGATTCATTTAGCGTCGCGAGGCTGCGCTGGTTTTTGAAGTTAATGGCAGCTGGCAATGCTTTGCACTGATGTTATAAGTTAAATTCAGAATTATATGGCCCGAGTCAGGATTCTATGGTTCTGTGAAATTTGTTATCATCACCTTgtattttaatttaattaaactacTTTAGGGTAGACTCTATACATAACGAAGAAAAGAAAGGCCCGCTTGCATGGTTTACAAACAATCTTGTTTTTTTGTCGGAGCACTCTGCTGTGACTTGAAATAGATACACGATGAGATGAAACTAACGCTTGCTTGTCACCCAAGAGCTGAATTAATATATACTTTTCCCTTCAATTATGTGTCTTGGAAACCAAGATGTCTCAGCTTCTGCAGTAAGATCTGTCATCCATGTATATTATGAACttgcgatgatgatgatgatgtcaaGAGCATGAGTACTCTCTCGATGGCGATGAGCCGATGACGTCTAAAGTAAGTAATTAAGAGCATGAGCACCTGCTCACTCTCTTGATGGCGCTGGTCTCCATGATGGAGAGCTCGTCGGAGAGCGAGAGCTTGGTGCCCCTGAGCATGAGCGCGGCgttggcgttggcggcggcgtcgccgttgATGCCGTCCATCTCCAGCAGCGACCTCCGCGAGACGATGGCATGGATCTcccggaggaggccgaggaagGCCTCCTCGACGTTGTCCCCGCTGAGCGCCGACGCCTCGGAGAAGAAGAGGCCCTGGTCctcggcgaaggcggcggcctcgtcggcggcgacggcgcgggcgtgGGAGAGGTCGGCCTTGTTGCCGATGAGCATGACGACGATGGAGTTGTCGGCGTGGGCGCGGAGGTCGTGGAGCCAGCGGGCGGCGTGGTGGAAGCTCCGGCGGCTGGTGACGTCGTAGACGAGCATGGCGCCGAGGGCGCCGCGGTAGTAGGCGCTGGTGACGGCGCGGTACCTCTCCTGCCCCGCGGTGTCCCAGATCTGGGCCTTCACCCGCTTCCCGCCGATCTCCACCGTCCGCGTCTGGAACTCGATGCCGATGGTCGACTTGGAGTCGATGAAGAACTCGTCCTTTGTGAACCGCCCCAGCAGCTGCGTCTTCCCCACCGCCGAGTCCCCGATCACCACCACCTTGAACACAtaatcctcctcctccatcgatATCTATCAATGGACTAATCACTAGCTTGCTTAgcttgattgattgatcaaaaTATGCAAACTATGCACAGCTGAGCGAGGTATTGTGTGCTTATATGGAGCTGTACCTTTCTTCTGAGATCACGTATGCGGTATGCATGCGTTGATATTGATTGATTATTGTAGAGTAATTAAGATGCTGGCGTATGGAGATTGGAGATGTAGAGGAGAGTGGTTGATCTTGCTCCTACTGTGGATGTATATTGTCTTTCCATTAATTTCTTAATGGATTCGATCGGAGGCGGCAAATCAATTAACTTAACAAGATTGAAAAGATCAGTTCCTGTTGGCTGTCAGTCATGGGGGTTAATTACTAATTACTAATGGTAGACAGGTTGTGGCTCTCTTGCTCCTGTATATATGTACTCTCCCTTTCATCATTCATTTGTAGAGTACCTGAGTACGTGCTAATAGCTAAGCTAGTAGTGTGTCACAAGCAAAGGGAGCACTGCTGTTACTCTTTCAAGATTGATCGTTCCTTTCATGAACTTGCACTCGCGTACATACATATATCCATCAATTAGTGCTTGTAATGTGCTTCATGAATCATGCCTTATGTCAGTTTTCATAGGATCAATAGTGTATGAGCAGCGTATGTATACAACTAAAAGATACTCCATTTGTCAAGTCTTACAGAAGCACAAAAGTTAATCCAATGAAATCAGGGATATGCAGCTCATGCTACgctactgtatatatatattcttatagCTCAACTGCTCAATCAATATGTAGTACATTGCAGAGATGGATTACGTGTGCGTTAACATCATTCAACTGCTCAATTAATATACAGTACAGGTTCTCAACTGCTACTACGTACCTTCCATCACGCTGCGGCAGTGTCAATCTCCCATGGCGTCTCACGTTCCTCTGCTTTCCTGTTTCAGTTGGTTGCACAACCACAACTTTATGACTCAATTATTCTATTGAGAATTATGAGTTTGGCATTATGCATAATGTGGCTAGTGCATCATCCAAACCAATATATGATTGTCCTTTTTATTATGTGAACTCATTTATAAACCCCAAGGCTGTGACAGATGAAACAGCTTGCTAGCTTCAAATTTTTTCTGTGCAATAAAGATCAAGGTCCCTGAATTATTTAGAGGTTGGCAGCGGTTTTGCAGCAGAAGAACTGCAGAACCACAGTAcaacatactctctccgtcccaaaataagtgcagttatGCACTATTCACattcaacatttgaccgttcgtcttatttgaaaattttttataattagtatttttattgctattagatgataaaacgtGAATAATATTTTacgtgtgactaaatattttcaattttttcacaaatttttcaaataagacggacggtcaaacgttgggcacaaATATCCACGgctgtatttattttggaacggaggtagtatttagaATTGAAGGTCATGGTACATGATGTATGATGATTCAGGAATAACATTATGTAAATTACTCCATTCGTTCTAAAATACATCAATCTAGAATTCGTAGCATTGAGATATATCCAATCCGATCCTAgattactatattttgggacgtagCATGTATGgcccgacaaaaaaaaaagagtagagATTTAAGCTGATATTTTACTGAGAAATGAATTGGCAATATGCAAGTGTTGCAATGAACAAGCAGCAATTCTGAACATGCGAGGTTTAATTGCAGCGTAGCAGAGTCTGACAGAGTAATGTAATTCTTTAGTAAGAggtggcggcgtgggggcgcgcggggaggaggaggaggcggtcgcAGATGGCGACGAACTCGGCCATGACGTCGGCGACCATGGCGGCCTTGCCCTTGCCGACGAGCATCCTCACCAGCGCGACCACCCGCGAATCCTCAGcaacgtcgacggcggcggcggcgtccgagacgagcagcgcgcgcgcgtggcgggCGGCACTGGCCAGCGTCCCGGCTCGGAGCGACGCGtcggccagcgccgccgcgtacCCCGTCGCCGCGCGGCTGGACGACAGGCGGTGCTGCTGATGAACGACAGGGGGAActggcggcgccgacgccgccgcggcgcgcgcgcgtgtccTGCTGCTGGGCCGCGCGGTCGTGACAGctaggcgcgcgcgcggctgctgatgctgcttggccgaggcggcggcggcggcggaggaggccgggtTGAGATGGTGGAGCGCGCGCGAGGCGGGGAGCGGGAGCGCcccgtggaggtggagggagacggcggcgtccatggcggcgaGCCACGCGGGACACGGCGACGAAATGAGTGGCTTATCGCTTGGCTTGGCTAATCCTACTACGGCGTGATGTGTGGCTGTGATGCGATGGACCGGCCGGAGGAGTCGGAGACGCACACGTCACACGCTACCTGTATATGTGTGGacaaaattttctttaaaaattttatagatGTAAAATATAGTctataattataatgtaattgTATTATAAATTGCATATAACGTACTTATATGTAGCTTTTAAAAATTGTACGGCAAACCCACTATTTTCATGAAGCGAGCAGCCCTCACCCGTACGTACGGacactatgatttttttttcctttctcgcttgcacgaatcttaaaaTGAATCTACGATTTAACGGATTaaattatatgaaagttacCGTGTAATTACAATGAtgctatatatatttacatatgaCGAAGTTTTAACTATAGTAAAATCGAAATTGCAATTCAAATCGAAATTGAAATTGGAGCCCAAAACATACTAACCCAAATCTGGCCCAAAATGCGATCGCTACCAATGGTCTGGTCTGCGATCCAAATTTGGCCCAAAATGATAGCCGTGGCCCAACTTACGGCCCAAATCTGCGAATGCATCGCGCAGCGCTTCTCATGGGGCAGTGGAATCACATGGGCCTCTCTTTGTTGAATTATATGGGCCAAAAGATGGATCACTACATTTGGCCCAAAAAAACTGTAAATGCAGCGAGAGATGGTGATGGGCCCTGGTCGTACAAACGGATGCCGCATGAGAACGGCTATATGCCGTGCCCATGCCGCCTCGCTGGCCGATGTGGTACAAAACATTTTTCTATCGCAAGGATCAAAGGCAGAGTTTATAAAAGCTTAATTTGTCGTTAAGCACCTGCAGAGCTCGCATGACTGACCCAGAAAATACTTTAATAACACTGCTAATCAGTAATCTGGTTCCATTTTCCACGCACAGGAGAGTGATTACTTTTGCATTATTAATTGATGTTGTGATATTTATatgaatacatatataaatgatATTTCTGCAAGTTGGGTGCAGTTGCAGAGTAGGTTAGTCCCCCCTAGGCCAAGGTCACTCGCACACATCCAGCCCCAGCCAATAGGTTCCAAGGGCCCATTTGCTACTCCACCCACGGTTTTCTCTCAAACCTTCGGCCCTCGAATCAGCTATGTGCCAAACAAAATGCTCATATATACccatatatatgcacacatCTTTCATTGCATTTGGCCTCCATCTGCCAACAAACTCGCTAGCTACC
The Oryza sativa Japonica Group chromosome 6, ASM3414082v1 DNA segment above includes these coding regions:
- the LOC4342062 gene encoding uncharacterized protein isoform X2 — encoded protein: MRSSESSRFVQELVLYAASAALSCLVLFAGLRQLDPNRAASQKALQHKKEIAKRLGRPLVSTTPYEDVIACDVINPDHIDVEFDSIGGLDHVKQALYELVILPLRRPELFTFGKLLSPQKGVLLYGPPGTGKTMLAKAIAKESGAVFINVRISNLMSKWFGDAQKLVSAVFSLAHKLQPAIIFIDEVDSFLGQRRTTDHEAMTNMKTEFMSLWDGFTTDQNARVMVLAATNRPSELDEAILRRFTQIFEIGIPVQSERSKILRVVLKGENVEPNINYDYIAGLCEGFTGSDILELCKQAAFYPIRELLNNEKDGRKADKPRPLRQSDLEKALSTSRKGKRAANGTSTGLQSPVWIRPSDSEDDQIS
- the LOC4342062 gene encoding uncharacterized protein isoform X1, with amino-acid sequence MRSSESSRFVQELVLYAASAALSCLVLFAGLRQLDPNRAASQKALQHKKEIAKRLGRPLVSTTPYEDVIACDVINPDHIDVEFDSIGGLDHVKQALYELVILPLRRPELFTFGKLLSPQKGVLLYGPPGTGKTMLAKAIAKESGAVFINVRISNLMSKWFGDAQKLVSAVFSLAHKLQPAIIFIDEVDSFLGQRRTTDHEAMTNMKTEFMSLWDGFTTDQNARVMVLAATNRPSELDEAILRRFTQIFEIGIPVQSERSKILRVVLKGENVEPNINYDYIAGLCEGFTGSDILELCKQAAFYPIRELLNNEKDGRKADKPRPLRQSDLEKALSTSRKGKRAANGTSTGLQSPVWIRPSDSEDDQVQSAIFEISKLMSRIVQNSQSEPQEPSSP
- the LOC4342063 gene encoding ras-related protein RABA3; its protein translation is MEEEDYVFKVVVIGDSAVGKTQLLGRFTKDEFFIDSKSTIGIEFQTRTVEIGGKRVKAQIWDTAGQERYRAVTSAYYRGALGAMLVYDVTSRRSFHHAARWLHDLRAHADNSIVVMLIGNKADLSHARAVAADEAAAFAEDQGLFFSEASALSGDNVEEAFLGLLREIHAIVSRRSLLEMDGINGDAAANANAALMLRGTKLSLSDELSIMETSAIKRVSRCSCS
- the LOC4342064 gene encoding uncharacterized protein, which codes for MDAAVSLHLHGALPLPASRALHHLNPASSAAAAASAKQHQQPRARLAVTTARPSSRTRARAAAASAPPVPPVVHQQHRLSSSRAATGYAAALADASLRAGTLASAARHARALLVSDAAAAVDVAEDSRVVALVRMLVGKGKAAMVADVMAEFVAICDRLLLLPARPHAATSY